Within the Vibrio sp. DW001 genome, the region AACGTTTCGACTCGTCTTTTATCAGTATAGATTTAACACCCAGTTTCTCAGCTAGGTTAGGAAGTGATACCAATGGTGTCGCTTGATAACCTTCAATTTGCTTATGAAAATCACGTGCATCTCGAGCGGCAGATTGATTAAAAATAGGAGAAGCTTTACCCGTATAGAATTTGTTTTTAGATATATTCAACATAATGGTTTCTTTTAAATGAATAAGGTGGACTGAAGAGGAGAGAGTCATCTTATTTATGACTCTCTCTGGTCGTTACTTTTTGATGTAGGCAACCGCTTCAACTTCAACCAACGCATCTTTAGGTAGACGTGCAGCTTGAATGCATGAACGTGCTGGTGCGTTTTCTGTACCGAATACTTCAGTGTATATCTCGTTGAAGGCAACAAAATCTTCCATATCTGCCAAGAAACAGGTTGTCTTAATCACCGTATCTATTGATGCTCCACCGGCTTCAAGCACTGATTTTAAGTTATTTAGAGACTGAAGGGCTTGTTCCTTAATGCCACCATCAGGAAAGGCCATTGTTTCTGGGTTTAACGGAAGCTGACCAGATGTAAAAACGAGCTCTTGAAATGCAAGAGCCTGAGAATATGGGCCAATTGCTGCTGGAGCTGCGTCAGTGTGAATTTTTGTTTTCATTGCGTTTCTCTCTTGTTTAATACTACGATCTAAACTCGCGGTTATACTTGTATATAGCATGACGAGTTATGCCAAGGCGTTCAGACACTAATGCTGTAGCCTCTTTAAGTTCAAAAATACCGTTTTCAAACAATTGCTTGGTAATGGCTTTGTTTTTTCCCTTCAAGTTGATCGCCACATCGTTTTCGATTTCGAGAATTGCATTTTCTAAAGCGTTTTCAATTACCTCACTAGGAGATGAACTGAAATTTTCATGAACACCGACATGAGTGCTAGCCATATCTGGCATCAACGTTTTGATGATTTCCGGAAATGGGTGAGACAAATTCATGTTGATACAGAACAAACCAATTGGTTTACCTTCTTCGCCCGCTAACACACATGTAGTTGATTTTAACAAAGCTCCTTCCTTCGCATTGGTGAAATAACTCTTTGGAGTTACATTTCCCGTCTTTTCGAAGGCGTTAAGCATCTTTAATCCCATGTCCGTTATCGGTGAACCTAATTTACGGCCCGTGTGGTGGCCGTTCACTATCTTCACCACAGAATTCTCAAAGCTTTCGAATGAATGGATCACCACTTCACAGTGGGGACCGATAAATTCGGCAATGGTCTCTGCTAAACGAAAATTGGACTCTAAATACTCTCTGTCTTTATTGGTAAAAACTATATTGAATGATTTGTAAGCTTTAGCGTTCATTTTAGGTCACTAATGTTAACTATATCTGCTGTCCATTCTCTTTATTTTGCACTCAAAATGCAACTGTTCGATCAACTATCTGTATTTATAAGACTATATTTTAGAACTTCGATCAACCCTAAAGTTACATAAAAGGAACTGAATGTGACAAAAGTCATCATTTAGGTCATCTAATTGGCATTTCAGTTAACTTCTGGTAACTTTAAGCGGTTCGTCACATTAATTGGGTGAATTATCATTAAGATGTGACCCCGTACCGTAAACAAAATTTAACTGAAAGATATCTTGCTAAACAGCACGAATCATACAAATAGATAAGAGGTTCCAATGAATTTTTTAAACAGAGGCTTTGAACAAGCCGAATTTGAAAATAGAACAGAAAGAGCTCAGAAAATCATGCATGACCAGAAACTGGATGCGATGATTTTTACAACAGAACCAAATGTTCGTTACTTTACCGGTTTTCATACACAGTTTTGGCAAAGCCCAACTCGCCCATGGTTTGTTGTTGTTCCTGCACAAGGTAAGCCTACGGCAATCGTCCCTGAAATTGGTGCGAGTGGTATGGCTGGAACGTGGATAGACAACATTATTACTTGGCCGTCGCCACGCCCAGAAGATGACGGTATTAGTTTGGTTGCCAGCGTTCTGAATTCATTGTCTTGTAAACATGGTCGAGTCGGAGCAACGTTAGGAATCGAATCACATTTACGTATGCCTGTTAACAATTATCTTCAACTTACTACGATGGTAAAAAAAGAGTTTGTTGATGTTTCTTTAGCGGTCCATGAACTTCGCCAAATTAAATCTCAAGCCGAAATTGAAAAAACCAGAGAGATTTGTCGCATTACAAATGTCGGTTTTGCTAAGATCCCTGAATACGCAAAAGCAGGAATGACAGAGCGAGAAATTTGTAAGCAATTCCGTATTGATATGCTTTTAGAAGGGGCAGATGAATGTCCTTATATCATTGCAGGTTCTGGTCCGGACGGGTATGACAGCATCATTATGGGTCCGACTGATCGTGTTATTGAATACGGCGATGTTTTGATCATCGATACCGGTGCAGTACGCGATGGTTATTTCTCTGATTTTGACCGTAACTGGGCATTTGGAGAGGCAAGCGAGCAAACAAAAGCAGCCTATCGCGCCACTTATGAAGCGACGACGAAAGGGTTTGAAGCCGCTCGCCCTGGAGCAACAACAACCGATATCTATAACGCAATGTGGGGAGTACTGGAAGCGAACGGTGCACTAGGTAACGACGTTGGTCGTCTTGGTCATGGTTTGGGTATGGAACTCACTGAACGTCCATCAAATACAGCAACAGACAACACAATTCTCAAACCAGGAATGGTCATGACACTAGAACCAGGAATGGTTTATGCGCCAGGTAAATCTATGGTTCATGAAGAGAATATTGTCATCACAGAAGATGGTGCGGAATGGTTAA harbors:
- a CDS encoding PAS domain-containing protein, whose amino-acid sequence is MNAKAYKSFNIVFTNKDREYLESNFRLAETIAEFIGPHCEVVIHSFESFENSVVKIVNGHHTGRKLGSPITDMGLKMLNAFEKTGNVTPKSYFTNAKEGALLKSTTCVLAGEEGKPIGLFCINMNLSHPFPEIIKTLMPDMASTHVGVHENFSSSPSEVIENALENAILEIENDVAINLKGKNKAITKQLFENGIFELKEATALVSERLGITRHAIYKYNREFRS
- a CDS encoding RidA family protein — its product is MKTKIHTDAAPAAIGPYSQALAFQELVFTSGQLPLNPETMAFPDGGIKEQALQSLNNLKSVLEAGGASIDTVIKTTCFLADMEDFVAFNEIYTEVFGTENAPARSCIQAARLPKDALVEVEAVAYIKK
- a CDS encoding Xaa-Pro peptidase family protein codes for the protein MNFLNRGFEQAEFENRTERAQKIMHDQKLDAMIFTTEPNVRYFTGFHTQFWQSPTRPWFVVVPAQGKPTAIVPEIGASGMAGTWIDNIITWPSPRPEDDGISLVASVLNSLSCKHGRVGATLGIESHLRMPVNNYLQLTTMVKKEFVDVSLAVHELRQIKSQAEIEKTREICRITNVGFAKIPEYAKAGMTEREICKQFRIDMLLEGADECPYIIAGSGPDGYDSIIMGPTDRVIEYGDVLIIDTGAVRDGYFSDFDRNWAFGEASEQTKAAYRATYEATTKGFEAARPGATTTDIYNAMWGVLEANGALGNDVGRLGHGLGMELTERPSNTATDNTILKPGMVMTLEPGMVYAPGKSMVHEENIVITEDGAEWLSERAEPELIVLK